One segment of Pseudomonas asgharzadehiana DNA contains the following:
- a CDS encoding UvrD-helicase domain-containing protein produces MPQHKPDLPPELRPLAQMPLLKRLAARLFGHGLTRLRAQHRFSWLHGQADGFRSGHEAGVEYGYREGKADGIEEGRQVLLIRDFRPDEHRAPGIDDSLFDDWRLPLTADLKKRLKADVARLLPAHAQPSAAQWKMIFSDTPSTSVIAGAGAGKSTSLVLRILLLTHYLGFELSSMTVVTFTRESRKDFIHKLMQMMSLWGQPLDMKDAQAVVRTFHSRILPMVRSLPGFERLQAFENLSSGFEDADSNPFDLRINDAQRQQMNACYHRLQGEHPRFRELIAPLARQGLQLKELERDHPDVQKRAAVTELAAKRDEELCDVIEDLWFRAGAWPIKGIEPNRQTVEVNGAQFHCHGYIPELDAWVVLGFDPRENPQLSRPNAKLSVRAEWAVKRTLFQAFCRKPLIWFESYESSGRLASGLAGDASAGPGFDYKVKGELASAPLLDSFVMAAGFIENLGLDVPTAVGRMSFAKDDPDRFFFEALSIFWKALEDHLLDQSPPIMTYNRMFSLFGENTPENLKLLSDPLLRPLSHLMIDEFQDVSPQIVSWLRASLREIRSRGPAMHVGRGAQHSSLLCVGDDWQSIYGWRGSSPKYFMQFNTEFPAPSTTRVMLGENYRSHQHIIDAAEHIVRAAPAIPGKKAKASGTPKALEPVKVFARDDAALGRRLLEHYQKGDSILMLYRKSSDKLLIQEHIQSVVNVDSSLPPQARRLKQLTYHSAKGLQADAVFLLGDCQHVTRSPYKNQVYRMAGLGKDGDSEPYDTAQQDEVLRLAYVGITRAISQCYWYVEKPEGQAVNVPRASERVDGKKAFFDDQRG; encoded by the coding sequence GTGCCGCAACACAAGCCTGATCTGCCCCCTGAACTGCGCCCACTGGCACAAATGCCGCTGTTGAAACGCCTCGCCGCCCGTTTGTTTGGCCACGGCCTGACCCGCTTGCGCGCACAGCACCGGTTTTCGTGGTTGCACGGGCAAGCCGATGGGTTTCGCAGTGGTCACGAAGCCGGCGTGGAGTATGGCTATCGCGAAGGCAAGGCCGATGGCATCGAAGAGGGCCGACAAGTCCTGTTGATTCGTGATTTCCGCCCGGATGAGCACCGAGCCCCCGGCATCGACGACAGCCTGTTCGACGATTGGCGGTTGCCCCTGACCGCCGACCTGAAAAAACGTCTCAAGGCCGACGTGGCGCGGTTGCTGCCGGCCCATGCCCAGCCCAGCGCGGCGCAATGGAAGATGATTTTCAGCGATACGCCTTCGACATCCGTCATTGCCGGGGCCGGGGCCGGTAAATCAACCTCGCTGGTACTGCGCATTTTGCTGCTCACCCATTATCTGGGCTTCGAGCTGAGCTCAATGACGGTGGTGACCTTTACCCGCGAGTCACGCAAGGACTTCATCCACAAGCTCATGCAAATGATGAGCTTGTGGGGCCAACCGCTTGATATGAAAGATGCCCAGGCGGTGGTGCGTACCTTTCACTCGCGCATCCTGCCGATGGTGCGCAGCCTGCCGGGCTTTGAGCGCCTGCAAGCGTTCGAAAACCTCAGTTCCGGCTTCGAAGACGCCGACAGCAACCCCTTCGACCTGCGCATCAATGACGCCCAGCGTCAGCAGATGAACGCCTGTTATCACCGGTTGCAGGGCGAGCACCCGCGTTTCCGCGAGCTGATCGCACCGCTGGCTCGTCAGGGCCTGCAGCTCAAGGAGCTGGAGCGTGACCATCCGGATGTACAGAAACGTGCGGCGGTCACCGAACTGGCGGCCAAGCGCGATGAAGAGCTGTGCGATGTGATCGAGGACCTGTGGTTCCGCGCCGGCGCCTGGCCGATCAAGGGGATTGAGCCCAACCGTCAGACCGTGGAGGTCAATGGCGCACAGTTTCACTGCCACGGCTATATCCCCGAATTGGATGCCTGGGTGGTGCTGGGCTTTGATCCACGGGAAAACCCTCAGCTCAGCCGACCGAATGCCAAGCTGTCGGTACGCGCGGAATGGGCGGTAAAGCGCACCCTGTTTCAAGCTTTCTGTCGTAAGCCGCTGATTTGGTTCGAGAGTTATGAATCATCCGGCCGTCTTGCGAGCGGCCTGGCGGGAGATGCCAGCGCCGGGCCGGGCTTTGATTACAAGGTCAAAGGTGAGTTGGCCAGCGCACCGTTGCTCGACAGCTTTGTCATGGCGGCCGGCTTCATTGAGAACCTCGGCCTGGACGTGCCCACCGCCGTGGGCCGGATGAGCTTTGCCAAAGACGATCCGGACCGCTTCTTCTTCGAGGCCCTGAGCATTTTCTGGAAGGCCCTGGAAGATCACTTGCTCGACCAATCGCCGCCGATCATGACGTATAACCGCATGTTCTCGTTATTTGGCGAAAACACCCCGGAAAACCTCAAGTTGCTCAGCGATCCGTTGCTGCGCCCCTTGTCGCACCTGATGATCGACGAGTTCCAGGACGTGTCGCCGCAGATCGTCTCGTGGCTGCGGGCCAGCTTGCGCGAAATCCGTAGCCGGGGCCCGGCGATGCACGTGGGGCGTGGCGCACAGCATTCTTCGCTGCTGTGCGTCGGGGATGACTGGCAGTCGATCTATGGCTGGCGCGGCAGTTCGCCGAAATACTTCATGCAATTCAACACAGAATTCCCCGCACCGAGTACCACCCGCGTAATGCTCGGCGAGAACTACCGCAGCCATCAGCACATCATTGATGCAGCCGAGCATATTGTGCGGGCCGCCCCGGCGATTCCCGGCAAGAAGGCCAAGGCCAGCGGCACGCCCAAGGCGCTGGAGCCGGTCAAAGTGTTTGCGCGTGATGACGCAGCGCTGGGCCGTCGATTGCTGGAGCACTACCAAAAGGGTGATTCGATATTAATGCTGTATCGAAAAAGCAGCGATAAGCTGTTGATTCAAGAGCATATTCAGTCAGTAGTTAATGTGGATTCCAGCTTGCCGCCTCAAGCGCGCAGGCTCAAGCAATTGACCTACCACAGCGCCAAGGGGCTGCAGGCCGATGCGGTCTTTCTGCTTGGGGATTGCCAGCACGTGACCCGTTCGCCCTACAAGAATCAGGTGTATCGCATGGCGGGTCTGGGCAAGGACGGCGACAGCGAGCCGTATGACACGGCGCAACAGGACGAGGTGCTGCGCCTGGCCTACGTCGGCATTACCCGGGCCATCAGCCAGTGCTACTGGTATGTGGAAAAGCCCGAAGGCCAAGCTGTGAATGTGCCCAGGGCTTCGGAACGGGTCGATGGAAAAAAGGCATTTTTCGATGACCAGCGCGGCTGA
- a CDS encoding DUF1652 domain-containing protein encodes MNKVGNMNKVTFPNACQLMRWHFHPMGFEGSMDAPGSMVARLFDRASGETLIAIAGIPCATVMNAADVERIIEAVEDELASFVPPLSLRA; translated from the coding sequence ATGAACAAGGTGGGCAACATGAACAAAGTGACGTTCCCCAACGCCTGCCAGTTGATGCGCTGGCATTTCCATCCGATGGGCTTCGAGGGCAGCATGGACGCGCCCGGCAGTATGGTCGCCCGCCTGTTCGACCGCGCCAGCGGCGAAACCCTGATTGCCATCGCCGGCATCCCCTGTGCCACGGTGATGAATGCCGCCGATGTGGAGCGCATCATTGAAGCGGTGGAAGACGAGCTGGCGTCCTTTGTACCGCCGTTGTCGTTGCGGGCGTGA
- a CDS encoding helix-turn-helix transcriptional regulator: MPDIAAADDCQHTHATRELVLRHHLCWRHRDLDGVMSYYHPDIQYHDFFQNRVIGYADLREYLHASMPREADEAIEHTDRIRAEGDTAFIQYRITLRGGQGLVSFRTSEAITVRDGLIWRVNEYASLVHEQPTQALRPTVSRLGLSPQQLGHMAKDLQQYFERRQPYLDPELDLQRVAKECGYSRNQISYLLNQVLGQSFYRYVNQARLQHLLAALDDATPPIKVDDLAFAAGFNSLSAFYSAFRQHTGQSPKAYVKQISLRARAQDSE; this comes from the coding sequence ATGCCCGACATCGCCGCCGCCGATGATTGCCAGCACACCCACGCCACGCGTGAGCTGGTGTTGCGCCACCATCTGTGTTGGCGCCACCGCGACTTGGACGGGGTAATGTCCTACTACCACCCGGACATCCAGTACCACGACTTTTTCCAGAACCGTGTCATTGGTTACGCCGACCTGCGTGAGTACCTGCACGCCAGCATGCCCCGTGAGGCCGATGAGGCCATTGAGCACACCGATCGCATCCGTGCCGAGGGCGACACCGCCTTCATCCAGTACCGCATCACGTTGCGGGGCGGCCAGGGGCTGGTGTCGTTTCGTACCAGCGAAGCCATTACCGTGCGCGACGGGTTGATCTGGCGGGTCAATGAATACGCGTCACTGGTGCATGAGCAGCCCACCCAGGCCTTGCGCCCCACGGTCAGCCGCCTGGGCCTGTCGCCCCAGCAATTGGGGCACATGGCCAAGGACCTGCAGCAGTACTTCGAGCGCAGGCAACCCTACCTGGACCCCGAATTGGATTTGCAGCGCGTCGCCAAGGAGTGTGGCTACAGCCGAAACCAGATTTCCTATCTGCTCAACCAAGTGCTGGGGCAAAGCTTTTACCGCTACGTCAACCAGGCCCGGCTCCAGCACTTGCTGGCAGCGCTGGATGACGCCACACCGCCGATAAAGGTCGACGACCTGGCCTTCGCCGCCGGTTTCAATTCGTTGTCGGCGTTCTACAGCGCCTTCCGCCAGCACACCGGGCAGTCGCCCAAAGCCTACGTCAAGCAAATTTCCCTGCGTGCACGCGCGCAAGACAGCGAATAA
- a CDS encoding NAD(P)/FAD-dependent oxidoreductase produces the protein MPQWRNISLWMDQLDDPLVARPCLEHDLDVNVAIIGAGYTGLWTAYYLKRQAPELTIAIIEAQTAGFGASGRNGGWLMGNLLGEDRLLAGLHAEARRASFDLLHGIPDEVAQVLAREGIDCDYRKGGALYCAARYPEQEASLRAYLHKLYCQGLTDADYRWLSPQQLAEQLRIARPYGGIYAPHVATIQPAKLVRGLARVVERMGVKIYENSPVTQWQSGGLRTAKASARAVWVVPAVEGYANTLPPLGRYQLPVQSLIVATEPLPASTWDEIGLSHGQAFGESSRQVTYGQRTADNRLVFGARGGYQFAGQLRHNFDLTDSEVELRRYLFSELFPQLKNARISHSWGGNLGMSRQFRPHMLCDQQSGIALAGGYGGEGVGAANLGGRTLADLILGRDTALTKQPWVIRERGLDALKAWEPEPCRWLGYNAIIRSFVHEDQVLANPNSAPWRRKWATGVAGFMEGFMH, from the coding sequence ATGCCGCAATGGCGCAACATCAGTTTATGGATGGATCAACTGGACGACCCGCTGGTGGCTCGGCCGTGCCTTGAGCATGACTTGGACGTCAACGTGGCCATTATCGGCGCCGGTTACACCGGGCTATGGACCGCCTACTACCTCAAGCGCCAGGCGCCTGAGTTGACCATCGCGATTATCGAGGCGCAAACCGCCGGTTTTGGTGCCTCGGGGCGCAACGGTGGCTGGCTGATGGGTAACCTGCTCGGCGAAGATCGGCTGCTGGCCGGCTTGCACGCCGAAGCGCGCCGCGCCTCGTTCGATCTGCTGCACGGCATCCCCGACGAAGTGGCGCAGGTACTGGCCCGCGAAGGCATCGACTGCGACTACCGCAAGGGGGGCGCCCTGTACTGTGCCGCGCGCTACCCCGAGCAAGAAGCCAGCCTGCGCGCCTATCTGCACAAGCTCTATTGCCAGGGCCTCACCGACGCCGACTACCGCTGGCTGAGCCCGCAGCAGTTGGCCGAACAGCTCCGCATCGCCAGGCCCTATGGCGGTATCTATGCACCCCATGTCGCCACGATTCAGCCGGCCAAGCTGGTGCGCGGCCTGGCGCGGGTGGTGGAACGCATGGGCGTGAAGATTTATGAAAACAGTCCGGTAACCCAGTGGCAGTCCGGCGGCCTGCGCACGGCGAAGGCCAGTGCGCGCGCGGTGTGGGTGGTACCGGCCGTCGAGGGCTATGCCAACACGTTGCCGCCCTTGGGCCGCTACCAATTGCCGGTGCAAAGCCTGATCGTCGCCACCGAGCCGTTGCCGGCCAGCACCTGGGACGAGATTGGCCTGAGCCACGGCCAGGCCTTCGGCGAAAGCAGCCGCCAGGTCACTTATGGCCAGCGCACGGCGGACAACCGCCTGGTATTCGGCGCCCGTGGCGGCTATCAGTTCGCCGGACAGTTGCGCCACAACTTCGATCTGACCGACAGCGAAGTCGAGCTGCGTCGCTACCTGTTCAGTGAGCTGTTCCCACAGTTGAAAAACGCACGGATCAGCCATTCGTGGGGCGGCAATCTCGGCATGTCGCGCCAATTCCGGCCGCACATGCTCTGTGATCAACAGTCCGGCATCGCACTGGCTGGCGGGTATGGCGGGGAGGGCGTCGGCGCTGCCAACCTCGGCGGTCGCACCCTGGCGGACTTGATCCTCGGGCGCGATACAGCGCTGACCAAACAGCCCTGGGTCATTCGCGAACGTGGTCTCGACGCGCTCAAGGCCTGGGAACCCGAGCCCTGCCGCTGGCTGGGCTACAACGCGATCATTCGCAGTTTTGTCCATGAAGACCAGGTGCTGGCCAACCCCAACTCCGCCCCGTGGCGTCGCAAATGGGCGACCGGCGTGGCCGGGTTCATGGAAGGTTTCATGCACTGA
- a CDS encoding polyamine ABC transporter substrate-binding protein, whose product MKAIALLPLMLLASVSQAAETVKIYNWSSYIAPDTTKNFQKQTGIGFSYDVYDSNETLDGKLMTGNSGYDVVFPSNHFMARQIQGGALKKLDKSQLPNWKNLNPVLLKALENNDPGNAHGFPYLWGSTGIGYNIDKVKAVLGDDAPVNSWDLIFKPEYMQKLSKCGVAILDNGPELLPIALNYLGLEHHSKNPEDYKKAEALLMKVRPYVAYFHSSKYTGDLANGDICVAVGFSGDVLQAQSRATEANNGVKIGYQIPKEGAAIWFDMVAMPADAPDAKAGYAFMDYLLEPQVMAEITNAVHYANGNSAADSLVNPEIKGDTKVYPSADMMGKLFALQAMPLNIDRIRTRVWNTIRMGR is encoded by the coding sequence ATGAAAGCCATTGCCCTGTTGCCCTTGATGTTGCTGGCCTCTGTCAGCCAGGCCGCCGAGACGGTGAAAATCTATAACTGGTCCAGCTACATCGCCCCGGATACCACGAAGAACTTCCAGAAACAGACCGGGATCGGTTTCAGCTACGACGTGTATGACAGCAACGAAACCCTCGACGGCAAGCTGATGACCGGTAACTCCGGCTATGACGTGGTGTTTCCTTCCAACCACTTCATGGCCCGGCAGATTCAGGGTGGCGCGCTGAAAAAGCTCGACAAGAGCCAGTTGCCCAACTGGAAAAACCTCAACCCGGTGCTGCTCAAGGCCTTGGAGAACAATGACCCGGGCAATGCCCACGGTTTCCCGTACCTGTGGGGCAGTACCGGCATCGGTTACAACATCGACAAGGTCAAGGCGGTGCTTGGGGACGATGCCCCCGTGAATTCCTGGGACCTGATTTTCAAGCCCGAATACATGCAAAAGCTCAGCAAGTGTGGCGTGGCCATCCTCGATAACGGCCCGGAATTGTTGCCCATCGCCCTCAATTACCTGGGCCTTGAGCACCACAGCAAGAACCCCGAGGACTACAAAAAGGCCGAAGCCCTGCTGATGAAAGTGCGGCCGTATGTGGCGTACTTCCACTCCTCGAAATACACCGGTGACCTGGCCAATGGCGATATCTGCGTGGCTGTCGGCTTCTCCGGCGACGTGCTGCAGGCCCAGAGCCGCGCCACCGAAGCCAACAATGGCGTGAAGATCGGTTATCAGATCCCCAAGGAAGGCGCCGCGATCTGGTTCGACATGGTGGCCATGCCCGCCGACGCGCCGGATGCAAAGGCCGGCTACGCCTTTATGGATTACCTGCTGGAGCCCCAGGTCATGGCGGAGATCACCAACGCCGTGCACTACGCCAACGGCAATAGCGCGGCGGACAGCCTGGTCAACCCTGAAATCAAAGGCGACACCAAGGTCTACCCCAGCGCGGACATGATGGGTAAGTTGTTTGCCCTGCAAGCCATGCCGCTGAATATCGACCGGATTCGCACGCGAGTCTGGAACACCATTCGCATGGGGCGCTGA
- a CDS encoding helix-turn-helix transcriptional regulator gives MSLFREVGMHAGLGRTVSHIGTERFWKPLVLLLHQCVPFDNALAIFYPLDGPPRALEEYDAQPTSKPASMLVYLNGLYLLDPFYQACREGNASGVYRLEEVAPDHFRQSEYFLNYFHDNVLEDEVQFILQLPGTGTLSLSLGMQRRFSGEEAGLLTTLAAWVLPLMQQHWQQSTQRVPAMDSQIRDALSQFGSGVLSERELEIARLVLRGFSSKAMAERLNISPDTVKVHRRHLYAKLDISSQPELFSLFIQSLGHDLENP, from the coding sequence ATGAGCCTGTTTCGCGAAGTCGGCATGCACGCCGGCCTGGGCCGCACCGTCTCGCATATCGGCACCGAGCGTTTCTGGAAACCGTTGGTGTTGTTGCTGCACCAGTGCGTGCCCTTCGATAACGCCCTGGCGATCTTCTACCCCCTGGATGGCCCACCCCGGGCCCTGGAAGAGTACGACGCCCAGCCCACCAGCAAACCCGCTTCGATGCTGGTGTACCTCAATGGCCTGTACCTGCTCGACCCCTTCTACCAGGCGTGCCGTGAAGGCAATGCCAGCGGCGTGTATCGCTTGGAAGAAGTGGCGCCGGATCATTTTCGCCAGAGTGAGTACTTCCTCAACTACTTTCACGACAACGTGCTGGAAGACGAGGTGCAGTTCATCCTGCAACTGCCGGGTACCGGCACGCTGTCACTGTCGCTGGGCATGCAGCGGCGCTTCAGCGGCGAAGAGGCAGGCTTGCTGACTACGCTTGCGGCCTGGGTGCTGCCGCTGATGCAACAGCATTGGCAACAGAGCACTCAACGGGTGCCGGCCATGGACAGCCAGATCAGGGATGCATTGAGCCAGTTCGGCAGCGGTGTGCTGTCGGAGCGCGAACTGGAAATCGCCCGGCTGGTACTGCGCGGGTTTTCTTCCAAAGCCATGGCCGAGCGCCTGAATATCTCGCCGGACACGGTAAAAGTGCACCGCAGGCACCTGTACGCGAAGCTGGACATATCGTCACAACCGGAGTTGTTTTCGTTGTTTATCCAGTCGCTGGGGCATGACTTGGAAAACCCCTGA
- a CDS encoding APC family permease produces the protein MSTSPTLDGVLKPTLSVFDVVTITVSAVTPASSVFVIAPFAIQQAGSGVFLAFVMAGLLALMFAFCYAELGRAHNSAGGEYVYAKRVFGGMAGYATFLTVLVMLLFIPPVLATGAATYLNNALGTRFDSQTVALVIVACSYALGVLNIKLNAWITGTCLLLEVAALLVIVFIGFGNPVQPASVLFQPQIVENGVLHLAPWALVIGAVGIGLFSYNGYGTAVLLAEDMKCAGKGVHKAVLWSLGLVVIIELVPITALLIGAPSLSAMISSPDPIGYLLTSHGNETLSRLVSAGIFLSVFNAIVAIVIQIGRVVFSSGRDALWTPSINTLFTRIHPRWDSPWLATLFLAIPSALLSFSSNLADLTSFSVLLIILVYLVVALSALMSRALLRDREHPYRMPLWPLPALLAVLGAGYLLITLVMAASVRDIMVILGLLAVSVIFYCISGRSSPVFQKL, from the coding sequence ATGAGCACTTCCCCCACGCTTGACGGCGTGCTGAAACCCACCCTGAGCGTCTTCGATGTGGTGACCATCACGGTTTCCGCCGTGACACCCGCCAGTTCGGTCTTCGTGATCGCACCGTTCGCCATCCAGCAGGCCGGCAGCGGGGTGTTCCTGGCGTTTGTGATGGCCGGTTTGCTCGCACTGATGTTCGCCTTTTGCTACGCCGAACTGGGCCGCGCCCATAACAGCGCCGGTGGTGAGTATGTGTATGCCAAGCGCGTGTTCGGCGGCATGGCCGGCTATGCGACCTTCCTCACCGTGCTGGTGATGCTGCTGTTTATCCCGCCGGTATTGGCCACCGGCGCCGCGACCTACCTCAACAACGCCTTGGGCACCCGCTTTGATTCACAAACCGTCGCCCTGGTGATCGTGGCATGCAGCTACGCCTTGGGCGTTCTCAATATCAAGCTCAATGCGTGGATCACCGGCACGTGCCTGCTGCTGGAAGTGGCGGCGTTGCTGGTCATCGTGTTTATCGGCTTCGGCAACCCGGTGCAGCCCGCGAGTGTGTTGTTCCAGCCGCAGATCGTCGAGAACGGCGTACTGCACCTGGCGCCCTGGGCCCTGGTAATCGGTGCGGTGGGCATCGGCCTGTTTTCCTACAACGGTTACGGCACCGCAGTGTTGCTGGCCGAAGACATGAAATGCGCCGGCAAAGGCGTACACAAGGCGGTGCTGTGGTCCCTGGGGCTGGTGGTGATCATCGAACTGGTACCGATCACCGCGCTGTTGATCGGCGCGCCCTCCCTGAGCGCGATGATCAGCAGCCCCGACCCTATCGGCTACCTGCTCACCAGCCACGGCAATGAAACCCTGTCGCGGCTGGTCAGCGCGGGGATCTTCCTGTCGGTGTTCAACGCCATCGTCGCCATCGTCATCCAGATCGGCCGCGTGGTGTTCAGCAGCGGGCGCGATGCGCTCTGGACACCCAGCATCAACACCCTGTTCACGCGGATCCACCCGCGCTGGGATTCGCCCTGGCTGGCTACGCTGTTCCTGGCGATCCCCTCGGCGCTGCTCAGTTTCAGCTCGAATTTGGCCGACCTCACGTCGTTCAGCGTGTTGCTGATCATATTGGTGTACCTGGTGGTGGCGCTGAGCGCACTGATGAGCCGTGCGCTGCTGCGCGACCGCGAGCATCCCTATCGCATGCCGCTGTGGCCGTTGCCCGCGTTGCTGGCGGTACTGGGCGCGGGGTACCTGTTGATCACGTTGGTCATGGCGGCCTCGGTGCGCGACATCATGGTCATCCTCGGCTTGCTGGCCGTGTCGGTGATTTTCTATTGCATCAGCGGCCGGTCGAGTCCGGTCTTCCAGAAACTGTAA
- a CDS encoding DmpA family aminopeptidase — protein sequence MRARQLGITLGLGTPGELNAITDVPGVRVGHSTLKTRINGKHVRTGVSVVQPRAGEARQQPCFAGYHVLNGNGDATGLEWIREAGLLTTPLAITNTHSLGIVRDTLIALERERLADPAVYWCMPVVMETYDGLLNDIWGQHVKPEHVRQALHNAETGPVQEGAVGGGTGMICHEFKGGIGTASRRLPAEQGGWTVGVLVQANHGKRQELRVDGYPVGRQLMGIASPFAERGTPGMGSIVVVIATDAPLLPHQCQRLAQRASIGIARTGGGTEDSSGDLFLAFATGNRDLPPADYARAGLPFSSTLQMLNNDHISPLFSAAAEAVEEAIINAILAGEDMTTDDGVRVPGLTGDTLLQALKNSGWSVPR from the coding sequence ATGCGCGCACGTCAATTGGGCATCACGTTGGGGCTGGGTACGCCCGGTGAGTTGAATGCAATCACCGATGTGCCGGGCGTCCGGGTCGGCCACAGCACACTCAAGACGCGTATCAACGGCAAACACGTGCGCACCGGCGTCAGCGTGGTCCAGCCGCGCGCCGGCGAGGCGCGGCAACAACCGTGTTTCGCCGGTTACCACGTGCTCAACGGTAATGGCGATGCCACCGGCCTTGAATGGATCCGCGAAGCCGGGCTGTTGACCACGCCGCTGGCCATCACCAACACCCACAGCCTGGGCATTGTGCGCGACACCCTGATCGCCCTGGAGCGCGAACGCCTGGCGGACCCGGCGGTGTACTGGTGCATGCCGGTGGTGATGGAGACTTACGACGGCCTGCTCAACGATATCTGGGGTCAACACGTCAAGCCTGAGCACGTGCGCCAGGCGCTGCACAACGCCGAGACCGGCCCCGTGCAGGAAGGCGCGGTGGGTGGCGGTACCGGGATGATCTGCCATGAGTTCAAGGGCGGTATTGGCACCGCGTCGCGACGTTTACCGGCGGAGCAGGGCGGTTGGACCGTTGGCGTGCTGGTGCAGGCCAACCATGGCAAGCGCCAGGAGCTGCGGGTCGACGGCTACCCGGTGGGGCGCCAACTGATGGGCATTGCCTCGCCCTTCGCCGAACGCGGCACGCCGGGCATGGGCTCGATCGTGGTGGTCATTGCCACTGACGCGCCCCTGTTGCCGCACCAGTGCCAGCGCCTGGCACAACGCGCATCCATTGGCATCGCCCGCACCGGCGGCGGTACCGAGGACTCCAGCGGCGACCTGTTCCTGGCCTTCGCCACCGGCAACAGGGACCTGCCGCCGGCGGATTACGCGCGTGCAGGCCTGCCGTTCAGCAGCACGTTGCAGATGCTCAACAACGACCATATTTCGCCGCTGTTCAGCGCGGCGGCCGAGGCGGTGGAGGAGGCGATCATCAACGCCATTCTGGCCGGGGAGGACATGACCACCGATGACGGCGTACGGGTGCCGGGCCTCACGGGCGACACGCTGTTGCAGGCATTAAAAAACAGCGGCTGGAGTGTGCCCCGGTAA
- a CDS encoding serralysin family metalloprotease, with translation MSKVKDKAIVSAAQASTAYAQIDSFSHLYDRGGNLTINGKPSYTVDQAATQLLRDGAAYRDFDGNGKIDLTYTFLTSASSSTLNKHGISGFSQFSAQQKAQAVLAMQSWADVANVAFTEKASGGDGHMTFGNYSSGQDGAAAFAYLPGTGAGYDGTSWYLTNNSYTPNKTPDLNNYGRQTLTHEIGHTLGLAHPGDYNAGEGAPTYNDATYGQDTRGYSLMSYWSESNTNQNFSKGGVEAYASGPLIDDIAAIQKLYGANYNTRAGDTTYGFNSNTGRDFLSASSNADKLVFSVWDGGGNDTLDFSGFTQNQKINLNETAFSDVGGLVGNVSIAKGVTVENAFGGAGNDLIIGNNAANVIKGGAGNDLIYGGGGADQLWGGAGSDTFVFGASSDSKPGAADKLFDFTSGSDKIDLSGITKGAGLSFVNAFTGHAGDAVLTYAAGSNLGTLAVDFSGHGVADFLVTTVGQAAVSDIVA, from the coding sequence ATGTCAAAAGTAAAAGACAAGGCTATCGTGTCGGCGGCGCAAGCCAGCACCGCTTACGCGCAAATCGATAGCTTCAGCCATCTGTATGACCGTGGCGGCAACCTCACGATCAATGGCAAACCCTCCTACACCGTCGACCAGGCAGCCACCCAGCTGCTGCGCGACGGTGCCGCGTACCGGGACTTCGACGGCAACGGCAAGATCGACCTGACCTACACGTTCCTCACCTCGGCCTCCTCGAGCACCCTGAACAAACACGGCATTTCGGGCTTCAGCCAGTTCAGCGCGCAGCAGAAGGCCCAGGCCGTGCTGGCCATGCAATCCTGGGCAGACGTGGCCAACGTCGCGTTCACCGAGAAAGCCAGCGGCGGTGACGGCCACATGACCTTCGGCAACTACAGCAGTGGCCAGGACGGCGCGGCGGCCTTCGCCTACCTGCCCGGCACCGGCGCGGGCTACGACGGCACCTCGTGGTACCTGACCAACAACAGCTACACGCCGAACAAAACCCCGGACCTGAACAACTATGGCCGGCAGACGCTCACCCACGAAATCGGCCACACCCTGGGCCTGGCTCACCCCGGCGACTACAACGCCGGCGAAGGCGCGCCCACCTACAACGACGCGACCTATGGACAGGACACGCGCGGCTACAGCCTGATGAGTTACTGGAGCGAGAGCAACACTAACCAGAACTTCAGCAAAGGCGGGGTCGAGGCCTATGCCTCGGGGCCGTTGATCGACGATATCGCGGCGATCCAGAAGCTCTACGGCGCCAACTACAACACCCGTGCCGGTGACACCACCTACGGTTTCAACTCCAATACCGGGCGTGATTTTCTCAGCGCCAGCTCCAACGCCGACAAGCTGGTGTTCTCGGTGTGGGACGGTGGCGGCAATGACACCCTGGACTTCTCCGGGTTCACCCAGAACCAGAAGATCAACCTCAATGAAACCGCGTTCTCCGACGTCGGCGGCCTGGTGGGCAACGTGTCCATCGCCAAGGGCGTCACCGTGGAGAACGCCTTCGGCGGCGCGGGCAACGACCTGATCATCGGCAACAACGCGGCCAACGTGATCAAAGGCGGGGCCGGCAATGACCTGATTTATGGCGGGGGTGGTGCCGACCAATTGTGGGGCGGCGCGGGCAGCGACACCTTTGTGTTCGGCGCCAGTTCCGATTCCAAGCCAGGGGCTGCAGACAAGCTCTTCGACTTCACCTCGGGCTCGGACAAGATCGACCTCAGCGGCATCACCAAAGGCGCCGGCCTGAGCTTCGTCAATGCGTTTACCGGGCATGCCGGCGACGCGGTCCTGACCTATGCGGCAGGCAGCAACCTGGGTACCTTGGCGGTGGACTTCTCCGGGCACGGCGTGGCGGACTTCCTCGTCACCACCGTCGGCCAGGCGGCAGTCAGCGACATCGTCGCGTGA